The genomic DNA CGGAACCACACACGACCTGACTGGCAACGCCGATCAAGACGCCGCACACGGCGGCACGCATCGCTCTGAATGGAATGATGTCGTTCTTGCGGCCCATGTCGCCATCCTGGCAGGGTCCCGACGCGATCCTCGCGTCGAATCACAACTTGTCATCACGCCGGCGTCTTGACTCGGTCTGTTGGCGTCTCCACGATCTCGCTGATACGCACACAGAAGTTGTCGTTCAGCACAAGAATCTCGCCGCGGGCCACGTGGCGCTCGTTCACATACACGTCAACCGGGTCTCCCGCGAGCTTCTCGAGTTCGACGACCGCGCCCTCGCCGAGTTTAAGAACATCCTCAACGAGCATCCGCGTCCGGCCGAGTTCAATCTTCACGTTGAGCGCGACGTCCGCCAGCAAGGAGATCCCCTGGCTCTCCGCACTGCCCCCCACACCCTGGATGTCGGGAATCTGAAACTTCGCCGGCGATGTCTCGCCGCCAGGCGTCGCACTATCCGGAGGACTCGTCTGCTCTGACATTGGCTCCGCCTCTGCAGATCATGACCCTTGCCACGGCGCAGCCACAACGCCGACACAGTGGCGATCTGGTATCGGTGAGATACCCACCAGCACGCCAATATTGCCGCCACGCGCAATCTCCGCGCGGTTCCGGCCGTCCGCCGCGCATCAATCGATCTGCATGCCCTTGCAACGCGGGATGAGCACCCGTGCGATGTAGGGGTCTCCGTTCGGATCGGTCCCCATCACCTCGGCCATGTACGCCGTGAGCTGCCGGTTCATTGTCTCCAGGCCCGGCTCCTTCAACTGGGCGTGGCTCGCCCGCCTGAAGAGCATGGAGACACCCTCTTTGATCTCAGCCGATCGTGCCTGAAGCACAAACGCGACGTGGTCCTCGTGCTTGGCCTTCACCTTGAGGAAGATCTCCACGTCCCAGAGCCAGACCCGCCCGGTCTGCATGTTCTGGAACCGGTCCTCCACCAGTCTGAGCTCCACGAGAGCCGTTTCCGCCGCGGCATGCCCGCCGTCGATCTCCGATGCCTCGCTCTTGGCAGGAGCGGACATCATCTTGACCGCTGCGAAGACCGCGATCCCCTCAACGGCCATCAATGCCCCGACGACGATCGGCAGCGGAAGACCCTTCTTCTTCGCCGCTTTCTCTTCCGACTTGGGGGTCTCTGCTGACATCCCGCTCTCCCATCCATGGGGATCCACACACTCATGGTCACGCCGCGCGGCGTCCCGAACGCCCGTTCGCCACCCGCACCCCATCCGAAACCGAGGTCGCCTCGGGCGCGATCCGACCTGCAACAGGTCCGGCCGCTCTCCCGACCTT from Phycisphaeraceae bacterium includes the following:
- the fliN gene encoding flagellar motor switch protein FliN gives rise to the protein MSEQTSPPDSATPGGETSPAKFQIPDIQGVGGSAESQGISLLADVALNVKIELGRTRMLVEDVLKLGEGAVVELEKLAGDPVDVYVNERHVARGEILVLNDNFCVRISEIVETPTDRVKTPA